The following are encoded in a window of Chlorocebus sabaeus isolate Y175 chromosome 22, mChlSab1.0.hap1, whole genome shotgun sequence genomic DNA:
- the LOC140709816 gene encoding large ribosomal subunit protein eL31-like, with amino-acid sequence MAPAKKDGEKKKGRSAINEVVTREYTISIHKRIHGVGFKKRVPRALKEIQKFAMKEMGTPDVRIDTRLNKEVWAKGIRNVPYRIRVRLSRKCNEDEDSPNKLYTLVTYVPVTTFKNLQTVNVDEN; translated from the coding sequence ATGGCTCCCGCGAAGAAGGATGGCGAGAAGAAAAAGGGCCGTTCTGCCATCAACGAGGTGGTGACCCGAGAATACACCATCAGCATTCACAAGCGCATCCATGGAGTGGGCTTCAAGAAGCGTGTCCCTCGGGCACTCAAAGAGATTCAGAAATTTGCCATGAAGGAGATGGGAACTCCAGATGTGCGCATTGATACCAGGCTCAACAAAGAGGTCTGGGCCAAAGGAATAAGGAATGTCCCATACCGAATCCGTGTGCGGCTGTCCAGAAAATGTAATGAGGATGAAGATTCACCAAATAAGCTCTATACTCTGGTTACCTATGTACCTGTTACCACTTTCAAAAATCTACAGACAGTCAATGTGGATGAGAACTAA